The segment GAAATTTGTGACGGATGTGACGGATGTGGTGCGACACGCGGTCAGAAAACGTCAAAACCCGCGAAATGACGCGGAAAAACAGGCTGTGGTTGGTACATTCAAGGCGGTCGATCGACCGTCGGGGGGCATCCGCTCTTCCGGACTGAAGAAACACGATGCGACGTACTTCGTCGCTGGAGGATGAAATGGCTGACAAGTCCATCACCAAGACCGAGCTCGTCGCGAGCATCGCCAGCGCCACCGGACAGAGCCAGGCCGCCGTTTCGGGCGTTCTCGACGCGCTGTTCTCGACCGTCTCCGACGCTGTCGCCAAGGGCAGCAAGGTCTCGATCCCCGGCTGGATCGCCTTCGAGCAGGTCGCCACCGCCGCCCGCACCGGCCGCAACCCGCAGACCGGCGCCGAGATCAAGATCCCGGCCGGCAAGCGCGTCAAGGTGACCGCCGGCTCCAAGCTCAAGGCCGCCGTCAAGTAAGACGATTCGCTGTTCGAGGCCGCCCCGTCCGTACGGAGGGGCGGCCTCGAACATGCCCGGGGGTCGAGTTCACAGCGCCACGACCTAGGCTGGTGAGGTGACCCGGCCCTCCTCTCCGCCTCGGGCGGATGCGCGTGCGATCCTGCGTGTGGCGGGCCCGGCGATCCTGATCGTCACGGCGGTCGCGACCATGCTCGTGGCTCTGTGGCTGGGCGGCGGCGCTGCGCCGACCGTCATCGCGGATGCCGGCCCCGTCGTGCGCTGGACCCTTCCGGTC is part of the Microbacterium pseudoresistens genome and harbors:
- a CDS encoding HU family DNA-binding protein, whose amino-acid sequence is MADKSITKTELVASIASATGQSQAAVSGVLDALFSTVSDAVAKGSKVSIPGWIAFEQVATAARTGRNPQTGAEIKIPAGKRVKVTAGSKLKAAVK